Proteins encoded within one genomic window of Pedobacter africanus:
- a CDS encoding GntP family permease has translation MAPDTSFVYLLACLLAGIALIVLLTTRFKVPAAFALIIGCFFVGIGAHLSLTEVVTIMKDGFGNIVKSLGLIILLGTTLGILLEYTGSTSVMAAYILKKLGEKRTVWGISITGFVVGLPIFCDSGYIVLSGLNKTLAKKAGISIVIMSVSLATGLYSVHCMVPPHPGSAAAAGIIGADIGKLILIGALVAIPAMIVGNIWAGYAGKNIPLPIVEEEIAPDARQHLPSVIQSFLPIIVPIALIALKAFVTLEATPDNAWLTSLLSIGDPVIALIIGILLTFFCRKSWKKAELGHLLQDSAEKAGGILVIIGAGGAFGAILAATKIGTHLSQSLALDSLGLFFPFLLTFMLKTAQGSSTVAIITAASIVLPLLPVLGLDNETGKLLCVLAMGAGSMMISHANDAYFWVIAKFSGLDMRTMLRVYTVASILMGVTSFAMVYILSKFIS, from the coding sequence ATGGCACCAGACACTTCATTTGTATACCTGCTTGCCTGCCTGCTGGCGGGAATAGCCCTGATTGTTTTACTCACCACCAGGTTTAAGGTGCCTGCAGCCTTCGCTTTAATCATAGGCTGCTTTTTTGTGGGTATAGGCGCCCATTTATCACTAACGGAAGTGGTAACCATTATGAAAGATGGTTTTGGCAATATTGTCAAATCCCTTGGCCTGATCATCTTGCTCGGCACCACATTGGGCATTCTGCTCGAATACACCGGCAGCACTTCAGTAATGGCGGCTTACATCTTAAAAAAACTTGGCGAAAAACGCACGGTCTGGGGAATCAGTATTACTGGTTTTGTAGTAGGCCTCCCTATCTTTTGCGACTCCGGATATATAGTACTTAGCGGGCTCAATAAAACACTGGCCAAAAAGGCGGGCATTTCCATCGTGATCATGTCTGTATCACTGGCCACAGGCCTGTATTCCGTTCACTGTATGGTGCCTCCGCATCCGGGCAGTGCCGCAGCTGCTGGCATTATTGGTGCTGATATTGGCAAACTGATACTGATTGGCGCGCTCGTAGCTATACCCGCCATGATTGTTGGCAATATCTGGGCAGGTTATGCGGGTAAAAACATTCCGCTTCCAATTGTAGAGGAAGAAATTGCCCCCGATGCCCGGCAGCATCTGCCCTCGGTTATCCAATCTTTTTTACCCATTATAGTTCCCATTGCCCTTATTGCATTAAAAGCATTTGTCACGCTGGAAGCTACGCCAGATAATGCCTGGCTTACTTCGTTGCTTTCCATTGGCGATCCGGTTATTGCCTTAATCATCGGCATACTGCTTACTTTTTTTTGCAGGAAATCATGGAAAAAGGCTGAACTGGGCCATCTGCTGCAAGATTCGGCCGAAAAAGCCGGGGGCATCCTGGTCATCATCGGCGCAGGCGGAGCTTTCGGGGCCATACTTGCAGCCACTAAAATAGGGACGCATCTGAGTCAGTCATTGGCACTCGATAGCCTGGGCCTGTTTTTCCCATTTCTGCTTACTTTTATGCTAAAGACGGCGCAAGGTTCTTCAACTGTTGCTATCATTACCGCAGCATCCATTGTACTGCCGTTATTGCCTGTATTAGGACTAGATAATGAAACCGGAAAACTGCTGTGTGTACTGGCTATGGGTGCAGGGTCTATGATGATCTCTCATGCCAATGATGCCTATTTCTGGGTAATTGCAAAATTCTCGGGCCTCGACATGAGGACCATGCTCAGGGTTTATACGGTGGCCAGTATTTTAATGGGTGTCACTTCATTTGCTATGGTTTATATTTTATCCAAATTCATATCCTGA
- the sufC gene encoding Fe-S cluster assembly ATPase SufC, which yields MLSIKNIHANVEGKQILKGINLEIKAGEVHAIMGPNGSGKSTLASVLAGREQYEVTEGKVTFLGKNLLDLEPEDRAREGLFLAFQYPVEIPGVSTTNFIKAAVNEKRKYHGQEPLDSVAFLKTMKEKMKLVEIDQSLLSRSINEGFSGGEKKRNEVFQMAMLEPKLAILDETDSGLDIDALRIVANGINKLHNPEQAVLVITHYQRLLDYIQPDFVHVLYNGRIVKSGTKELALELEEKGYDFITEEADLTIPGVD from the coding sequence ATGTTGTCAATAAAAAATATACACGCTAACGTAGAAGGCAAACAAATTTTAAAGGGGATTAACCTGGAGATCAAAGCAGGAGAAGTACATGCCATTATGGGGCCGAATGGTTCGGGTAAAAGTACACTTGCATCTGTGTTGGCCGGAAGGGAACAATATGAGGTTACAGAAGGCAAGGTAACATTCCTGGGGAAAAATCTGCTGGACCTGGAACCCGAAGACAGGGCACGTGAAGGACTTTTCCTGGCTTTTCAGTACCCGGTAGAAATTCCGGGTGTAAGTACCACCAATTTTATCAAGGCCGCGGTAAATGAAAAGCGCAAGTATCATGGACAGGAACCCTTGGATTCAGTGGCTTTCCTGAAAACCATGAAAGAGAAAATGAAACTGGTGGAGATCGACCAGTCGCTGCTTAGCCGCTCCATCAATGAAGGTTTTTCCGGAGGCGAAAAGAAACGCAATGAAGTATTTCAGATGGCGATGCTGGAACCTAAACTGGCCATACTCGATGAAACAGACTCGGGTCTGGATATTGATGCCCTTCGCATTGTGGCCAATGGCATCAATAAACTGCACAATCCTGAACAAGCCGTGCTGGTGATTACACACTACCAGCGCCTGCTGGATTATATTCAGCCAGATTTTGTGCATGTGCTTTATAACGGTCGTATCGTTAAATCCGGAACCAAAGAACTTGCGCTTGAACTGGAAGAGAAAGGGTACGATTTTATTACAGAAGAGGCCGATTTAACAATTCCTGGTGTTGACTAA
- a CDS encoding BT_3987 domain-containing protein: MSCKKDDTLVDLPDGSISFDLPASSDVIEMPVSILADATTTLEIKAALTGNAANEDHHVTFAIDTTKISGYTAKYGPALVLPTSAYLFYKSIVTLPAGATKSEAAILNIGQQTKLTEYTTYVLPVVIKSVDGKIEGPATNRVIYYVFKTGKPLFVNRTGWTIAGFSSQNSATNAAGMLIDANNLATYWASSIQQSMPQWVSINFGKEVSFISLTYYLPTILVYPTQGGYPTSMRIETSMDGTTWVNKGVFAGNIVNKMQTIDVGQTTARYLRFTVLASAKYSNLYDAIFISGIMLTP; the protein is encoded by the coding sequence ATGTCATGCAAGAAAGACGATACCCTGGTAGATTTGCCTGATGGTAGTATTTCATTTGACCTGCCTGCATCCAGCGATGTTATTGAAATGCCTGTTTCCATTTTGGCGGATGCAACCACCACATTAGAAATAAAGGCCGCCTTGACCGGCAATGCAGCCAATGAGGATCACCACGTAACTTTTGCTATAGATACTACCAAAATAAGCGGTTATACAGCGAAGTACGGACCTGCTCTTGTACTCCCTACCAGCGCTTATCTCTTTTATAAATCAATAGTAACCCTACCGGCAGGTGCTACTAAATCTGAGGCCGCAATTCTAAATATTGGTCAGCAGACAAAATTAACGGAATATACTACTTACGTACTACCTGTTGTAATTAAATCGGTGGATGGCAAAATAGAAGGGCCTGCAACAAACAGGGTAATATACTATGTTTTTAAAACAGGAAAACCGCTGTTTGTGAATAGAACAGGCTGGACGATTGCTGGCTTTTCATCACAGAACAGCGCAACTAATGCTGCCGGAATGCTGATCGATGCTAATAATTTGGCAACTTATTGGGCAAGTAGCATACAGCAGTCAATGCCGCAGTGGGTATCGATTAATTTTGGTAAAGAGGTTTCTTTTATTTCCTTAACTTATTATTTACCCACCATATTAGTATATCCAACACAGGGAGGTTATCCAACATCTATGAGAATAGAAACAAGTATGGATGGTACAACCTGGGTTAACAAAGGAGTATTTGCAGGTAATATTGTCAATAAAATGCAAACTATAGATGTAGGGCAAACCACAGCAAGATATCTCCGCTTTACGGTACTTGCATCGGCAAAATACAGCAATTTATACGATGCTATCTTTATCAGCGGTATTATGCTTACACCGTAA
- a CDS encoding glycerate kinase, whose protein sequence is MHILIAPNAFKNSLTALEAAAAIQKGLYSSPLKCTSTCFPIADGGDGTAALIIEKFKARRVELKVQDALGRAISSSLGFIDKGQTAVIEMADASGLRRLKTTELNPMMASSFGTGQLISAALDEGVSKIIIAMGGSATVDGGCGILSALGFAFLDEGNRKLRPVPRDLIRLNRIDASKADPRIVNCEFIVLCDVDNHLLGPNGAAAVFGPQKGADTKAVAQLDQFLSRLARIAEAQSGRAIDKLSYSGTAGGAAAGLHAFINAKLVNGIDYFLDLTGFDEELKKADLLITGEGSLDAQTLQGKGPFGVAKRALIKNIPVIGLAGKVPLSPPAELLKYFKALMAIGNEPVPLSEAVQNTAINLERTARNIGDLLDSANT, encoded by the coding sequence ATGCACATCCTCATTGCCCCAAATGCGTTTAAAAATAGCCTGACCGCGCTGGAGGCAGCAGCAGCCATTCAAAAAGGCTTGTATTCCAGTCCCCTTAAATGTACCAGCACCTGTTTCCCTATAGCCGATGGCGGCGATGGTACTGCTGCTTTAATCATCGAAAAATTCAAGGCCAGGCGGGTTGAGCTGAAAGTGCAGGATGCCTTGGGGCGGGCAATCAGTTCTTCGCTCGGGTTCATTGACAAAGGCCAGACCGCTGTAATAGAGATGGCAGATGCTTCCGGATTAAGGCGCTTGAAAACTACTGAACTGAATCCCATGATGGCCTCTTCTTTTGGCACGGGTCAACTGATCAGCGCGGCTCTGGATGAAGGTGTAAGCAAGATCATTATTGCCATGGGTGGTTCTGCAACGGTAGATGGTGGATGCGGAATTTTAAGTGCTTTGGGTTTTGCTTTTCTGGATGAAGGTAACAGGAAACTCCGGCCTGTTCCTCGGGACCTCATACGTTTAAATAGAATAGACGCTTCCAAAGCAGATCCCCGGATCGTAAACTGTGAGTTTATTGTCCTTTGTGATGTGGATAACCATTTACTCGGACCAAATGGCGCTGCTGCTGTTTTTGGTCCGCAAAAGGGTGCAGATACGAAAGCAGTAGCTCAGCTGGATCAGTTCTTAAGCCGGCTAGCCCGTATTGCTGAGGCGCAATCTGGAAGAGCCATTGACAAGCTCAGCTATAGCGGCACGGCCGGTGGTGCAGCAGCAGGACTGCATGCTTTTATAAATGCAAAACTGGTTAACGGCATAGATTATTTTTTAGACCTTACGGGTTTTGATGAGGAACTGAAAAAAGCCGATCTGCTGATTACCGGAGAAGGGAGCCTGGATGCACAAACCCTTCAGGGTAAAGGCCCCTTTGGTGTGGCAAAGCGGGCTTTGATAAAAAATATACCAGTTATAGGTCTGGCAGGAAAAGTGCCCCTAAGCCCCCCGGCAGAACTGTTAAAGTATTTTAAAGCCCTAATGGCCATCGGAAATGAACCCGTACCGCTTAGCGAGGCCGTTCAAAATACTGCCATTAACCTGGAACGTACAGCCAGGAATATTGGCGATTTACTTGACTCTGCAAATACTTAA
- a CDS encoding SufE family protein — translation MNVKPITEIEAEIVEDFALFDSWEDKYEYIIDLGKKLELLEDEYKTEANRIKGCQSTVWLTAFFEHGKVYFKADSDAVIVKGLISMLIRVLSGHSPEEILNAQMDFIARIGMMTHLAQTRSNGLLAMIKQMKNYALAYKMMEGAENNKADG, via the coding sequence ATGAATGTAAAGCCAATAACCGAGATTGAAGCCGAGATTGTCGAAGATTTTGCCCTGTTTGACAGCTGGGAAGATAAGTATGAATACATCATAGATTTAGGGAAGAAGCTGGAATTGCTGGAAGATGAATATAAAACAGAGGCCAATAGGATCAAAGGTTGTCAGTCAACTGTTTGGTTAACTGCTTTTTTTGAGCATGGGAAAGTGTATTTTAAAGCAGATAGCGATGCCGTTATTGTTAAAGGGCTGATCAGTATGCTTATCAGGGTATTGTCTGGCCATAGTCCCGAAGAAATCCTGAATGCACAAATGGATTTCATTGCCCGTATTGGAATGATGACGCACCTGGCGCAAACCCGCTCCAACGGTTTGCTGGCTATGATTAAACAAATGAAAAACTATGCCCTTGCCTATAAAATGATGGAAGGGGCAGAAAATAATAAAGCTGATGGATAA
- a CDS encoding aminotransferase class V-fold PLP-dependent enzyme, with the protein MAITDLRQQFPILQRMVKDRPLVYFDNAATSQKPQCVIDALSHYYSHYNANIHRGIHTLAEEATLAYEASRIAVKEFIGADSTEEIIFTRGTTEAINLVAYTWGRANVQQGDEILISGMEHHSNIVPWQILCEEKQAILKVIPVTEEGELSLEAFKELLSIKTKLVAVVHVSNSLGTINPVNELITAAHLVGARVLIDGAQSAVHLDIDVQKMDCDFFAFSGHKVYGPTGVGVLYGKRELLQDMPVFQGGGEMIKEVTFERTTYNDLPYKYEAGTPNIADTIVLKTALDFIQQAGKAEIREHEAMLLAYATTRLKAIPGLSIVGEAKAKASLVSFVVKGVHPQDIGVLLDNMGIAVRTGHHCTQPLMKRFGIPGTVRASFALYNQQEEIDVFIAGLQKTLKMLQ; encoded by the coding sequence ATGGCAATTACAGATTTAAGACAGCAGTTTCCAATACTGCAAAGGATGGTAAAAGATAGGCCTTTGGTTTATTTTGATAATGCCGCAACTTCGCAAAAGCCGCAATGTGTAATTGATGCCTTGAGCCATTATTATTCGCATTATAATGCCAATATACACCGTGGTATACATACGCTTGCAGAAGAGGCCACCCTGGCTTATGAAGCAAGCCGTATAGCTGTAAAAGAATTTATCGGGGCAGATAGCACAGAGGAGATCATCTTTACCAGAGGGACCACAGAAGCCATTAACCTGGTAGCCTATACCTGGGGCAGGGCAAATGTTCAGCAGGGTGATGAGATACTCATATCCGGTATGGAGCACCATTCCAATATTGTTCCCTGGCAGATACTATGCGAAGAAAAGCAAGCCATTTTAAAGGTAATACCGGTTACAGAGGAGGGTGAACTATCACTGGAGGCCTTTAAAGAACTGTTGAGCATTAAAACCAAACTGGTTGCCGTTGTGCATGTGTCGAACTCCCTGGGTACTATAAATCCTGTAAACGAACTCATTACTGCTGCACATCTTGTTGGCGCCAGAGTGCTGATAGATGGTGCGCAGTCTGCCGTCCATCTAGACATAGATGTACAGAAGATGGACTGTGATTTTTTTGCTTTTTCCGGGCATAAAGTGTACGGACCAACGGGGGTTGGTGTTTTGTATGGTAAACGGGAGCTGTTGCAGGATATGCCTGTTTTTCAGGGAGGTGGGGAAATGATCAAAGAGGTTACATTTGAGCGGACAACCTATAACGATCTGCCTTATAAATACGAAGCCGGAACGCCTAATATTGCAGATACAATTGTGTTAAAAACTGCCCTTGATTTTATTCAACAGGCAGGTAAGGCAGAGATCAGGGAGCACGAAGCCATGTTGCTTGCTTATGCAACTACCCGGTTAAAAGCCATTCCAGGACTCAGTATTGTAGGAGAAGCAAAGGCTAAAGCCAGTCTGGTCTCATTTGTTGTTAAAGGTGTTCACCCTCAGGATATTGGGGTGTTGCTGGACAATATGGGTATTGCAGTGAGGACAGGGCACCATTGCACCCAGCCATTGATGAAGCGTTTTGGTATCCCGGGAACGGTAAGGGCATCTTTTGCCTTATATAACCAGCAGGAAGAAATAGATGTGTTTATTGCAGGTTTACAAAAAACCTTAAAAATGTTGCAGTAA
- a CDS encoding TlpA disulfide reductase family protein: protein MKKILFALLLLPFMAAAQKSYTISGKLPALKSPAKAYLVLLKNNAWKEVDSTAVKNGEFQFTGSVDEPQNALIAIRRNGAADSGRQRDTQGFFIENSKITMVGTDSISNAKITGSVADRENREREALMKPVTARIIKIQDEFGKKTADGAYVKSLEERKKAGDSIQKLVATNKQINWKFAESHLNSFMGLYTFNIYVLDSHFEAAKVEPLFNRFSAALKSSPLGLRTAEKIEIGKRRQAGAKATDFTQNDLNDKPFTLSSLRGKYVLVDFWASWCGPCRAENPNVVKAYNELKGKNFEIVGVSLDYPGGKAAWAEAVRKDGLPWIHVSDLKGWKNEVAVMYGINSVPQNILINPQGIIIAKNLRGEDLTAKLKALIK from the coding sequence ATGAAAAAAATACTATTTGCACTGTTGCTGCTGCCTTTTATGGCAGCAGCGCAAAAAAGCTACACCATATCGGGGAAATTGCCTGCTCTAAAAAGTCCGGCCAAGGCTTACCTGGTCCTTTTAAAAAATAATGCATGGAAGGAAGTCGACTCGACTGCTGTTAAAAACGGAGAGTTCCAATTCACTGGAAGCGTTGATGAACCCCAGAATGCGTTGATCGCCATCAGGCGTAATGGTGCGGCAGATTCGGGTAGACAGCGTGATACGCAGGGCTTTTTTATAGAGAATTCTAAAATCACCATGGTTGGCACAGATTCGATCAGTAATGCAAAAATTACTGGTTCTGTTGCAGACCGGGAAAACCGGGAACGGGAGGCGCTAATGAAGCCGGTTACTGCCCGGATCATAAAAATACAGGACGAATTTGGAAAGAAGACTGCTGACGGGGCCTATGTAAAATCATTGGAAGAACGTAAAAAAGCAGGGGACAGCATTCAAAAACTGGTTGCCACAAATAAACAGATCAACTGGAAGTTTGCAGAAAGCCATTTGAATTCTTTTATGGGGCTTTATACCTTCAATATATATGTACTCGATAGTCATTTTGAGGCCGCAAAAGTAGAACCACTGTTCAATCGTTTTTCTGCCGCACTGAAATCTTCGCCACTTGGCCTGCGTACAGCCGAAAAGATTGAAATCGGCAAGCGCCGCCAGGCTGGGGCCAAAGCAACCGACTTTACACAAAATGATTTGAATGATAAGCCTTTTACCCTTTCTTCTTTAAGAGGAAAGTACGTTTTGGTCGATTTCTGGGCCAGCTGGTGTGGCCCATGCCGTGCAGAGAACCCTAATGTAGTAAAAGCTTATAACGAACTTAAAGGTAAAAATTTTGAGATTGTAGGGGTATCGCTCGATTATCCGGGAGGCAAAGCGGCCTGGGCAGAAGCCGTTAGAAAGGATGGGTTGCCATGGATTCATGTGAGCGATCTGAAAGGCTGGAAAAATGAGGTTGCTGTGATGTACGGCATTAATTCCGTTCCACAGAATATCCTGATCAATCCGCAAGGTATAATCATTGCCAAGAACTTAAGAGGAGAGGACCTGACAGCAAAACTGAAGGCCCTGATTAAATAA
- a CDS encoding TlpA disulfide reductase family protein: MNIKNILTMLLLLPAGMCMAQDKFEISGNLPGLGSDKKVILSYVNSEGKNVKDSAIVKNGKFSLSGTTAFGNRADLSIARSYQTFYLEKGKYKVVGTDNLSKASITGTQAQADYLVYDRMVGIPHRQYKELVNPYMKARSAKDTAKMNELANQIKPIMARIEAALDSFIFSHPDSYVALDAINDNKTMVIDPATFGKYYDPLSKRVLASHTGQKLTAKYEKAKQLAVGKAVDFTQPDDKGNEFKLSSLRGKYVLVDFWASWCSPCRAENPHLLKAYKELKDKGFEIVGISLDETKAAWLNAVKQDGMPWIQVSDLKGFKTDIAVKYGISAIPQNFLINPEGVIVAKNLRGENVNEQIAKFIKH, from the coding sequence ATGAACATAAAAAACATTTTAACTATGCTTTTACTGTTGCCTGCAGGTATGTGCATGGCACAAGATAAATTTGAGATCTCGGGTAACTTACCTGGCTTAGGAAGCGATAAAAAGGTAATCCTGAGCTATGTAAACAGCGAAGGGAAAAATGTAAAGGACAGTGCCATAGTCAAAAACGGTAAGTTTTCGCTGAGCGGAACCACTGCTTTTGGCAACAGGGCCGATCTGTCCATAGCGCGCAGCTACCAGACTTTCTACCTGGAGAAGGGAAAATACAAGGTAGTAGGTACCGACAACCTTTCAAAGGCCTCGATTACCGGTACCCAGGCCCAGGCCGACTACCTGGTGTATGATCGCATGGTAGGCATACCGCACAGGCAATACAAGGAGTTGGTAAATCCTTATATGAAGGCACGTTCGGCCAAAGACACCGCAAAAATGAACGAGCTGGCAAACCAGATCAAGCCCATCATGGCGCGTATTGAGGCTGCGCTGGATTCCTTTATTTTTAGTCACCCCGATTCTTATGTAGCCCTGGATGCCATCAACGATAACAAGACCATGGTGATTGATCCGGCAACTTTTGGTAAGTATTACGATCCCCTCAGCAAAAGGGTACTGGCCAGTCATACCGGACAAAAGCTTACGGCGAAATATGAGAAAGCAAAACAGCTTGCAGTTGGAAAAGCGGTTGATTTTACACAGCCAGACGATAAAGGGAATGAGTTTAAACTTTCATCTTTAAGAGGTAAATATGTTCTGGTTGATTTCTGGGCCAGCTGGTGCTCGCCTTGCCGCGCAGAGAATCCACATTTGCTGAAAGCTTATAAAGAACTAAAAGATAAAGGTTTTGAGATCGTAGGCATTTCCCTGGATGAAACCAAAGCTGCCTGGTTGAACGCGGTAAAGCAGGATGGCATGCCATGGATCCAGGTGAGCGACCTGAAAGGCTTTAAAACCGATATTGCTGTAAAATATGGCATTAGTGCTATTCCTCAGAACTTCCTCATCAACCCGGAGGGTGTAATTGTTGCGAAAAATCTGAGGGGCGAAAATGTAAATGAGCAGATTGCAAAGTTTATTAAGCATTAA
- the sufB gene encoding Fe-S cluster assembly protein SufB gives MKEQQDTIDHAVLNEYKYGFVTDIDTDTIAKGLNEDVIRLISSKKNEPEWMLEWRLKAYHHWLTMVEPTWPNVKYPPINYQDIIYYAAPKPKQQLNSLDEVDPELLSTFEKLGISIAEQKRLTGVAVDVVMDSVSIATSFKEQLSEIGVIFCSISEAIQLHPELVKKHLGSVVPMTDNYFSALNSAVFTDGSFCYIPKGVRCPMELSTYFRINTENSGQFERTLIVAEDESYVSYLEGCTAPMRDENQLHAAVVELIAMEKAEIKYSTVQNWYPGDKEGKGGIYNFVTKRGICKGNHSKISWTQVETGSAITWKYPSVILKGDHSIGEFYSVAFTNNYQQADTGTKMIHLGKNTRSRIVAKGISAGYSQNSYRGLVRTSKQALNARNYSQCDSLLLGDKCGAHTFPYIEVKNKTAIVEHEATTSKIGEDQLFYCRQRGIDPEAAVALIVNGFAKEVMNQLPMEFAIEAQKLLTISMEGSVG, from the coding sequence ATGAAAGAACAACAAGACACCATAGATCATGCCGTATTGAATGAATACAAATACGGATTTGTGACCGATATAGATACCGATACGATTGCGAAAGGATTGAATGAAGATGTGATCCGTTTGATTTCCAGCAAAAAGAACGAACCTGAATGGATGCTGGAGTGGAGGCTGAAGGCATATCACCATTGGCTTACTATGGTAGAGCCAACCTGGCCTAATGTAAAGTACCCGCCAATTAATTACCAGGATATTATTTATTATGCGGCCCCCAAACCTAAGCAGCAGCTGAACAGTCTGGATGAGGTAGACCCCGAATTGCTGAGCACTTTTGAAAAACTGGGTATCTCTATTGCCGAGCAGAAAAGGCTTACAGGGGTGGCTGTAGATGTGGTGATGGACAGTGTTTCCATAGCTACCTCTTTCAAAGAACAATTGTCGGAAATAGGGGTAATCTTTTGCTCCATTAGTGAGGCCATACAACTGCATCCTGAGCTGGTTAAAAAGCACCTGGGTTCAGTAGTCCCTATGACAGACAATTATTTCTCTGCATTAAATTCAGCCGTTTTTACAGATGGATCTTTTTGCTATATCCCTAAGGGGGTGCGTTGTCCGATGGAGCTATCTACTTATTTCCGCATCAATACAGAAAACAGCGGACAGTTTGAGCGTACCTTAATTGTTGCCGAAGATGAAAGCTATGTAAGCTATCTTGAAGGCTGTACTGCGCCTATGCGCGATGAAAACCAGCTGCATGCTGCAGTCGTAGAACTGATCGCCATGGAAAAAGCAGAAATTAAGTATTCCACGGTACAGAATTGGTACCCTGGCGATAAAGAAGGTAAAGGTGGCATTTATAATTTTGTAACCAAGCGCGGCATTTGCAAGGGTAACCACTCCAAAATCTCATGGACGCAGGTAGAGACCGGTTCGGCCATTACCTGGAAGTATCCAAGTGTGATCTTAAAAGGAGATCACTCTATAGGAGAATTCTATTCTGTCGCCTTTACAAACAACTACCAGCAGGCCGATACCGGAACAAAAATGATCCATCTGGGTAAAAACACCAGGAGCAGGATTGTGGCCAAAGGCATCTCGGCAGGCTATAGCCAAAACAGCTACCGCGGACTGGTGAGAACAAGTAAACAGGCTTTGAACGCACGTAATTACTCACAATGTGATTCTTTACTGCTGGGCGATAAATGTGGTGCACATACTTTCCCCTATATAGAGGTTAAAAATAAAACGGCAATTGTAGAGCATGAGGCTACAACATCCAAGATTGGTGAAGACCAGCTTTTTTATTGCAGGCAAAGGGGAATTGACCCTGAAGCTGCAGTTGCCCTGATTGTAAACGGCTTTGCCAAAGAAGTAATGAACCAGCTGCCTATGGAATTTGCCATAGAAGCGCAAAAACTGCTGACCATCAGCATGGAAGGCAGTGTGGGTTAA
- the sufD gene encoding Fe-S cluster assembly protein SufD — MIDLTYFKEQFDQSQPAAAADGMAAIRSDSFDTFTKTGLPTFRTEEWKYTGISGLFDKAYNLSGTESKVTRADVDVMRLPGYAEANELVFVNGHFNPALSDIRSSSTELEILSLKEALSSNYKSLVTAHLNQSSNYVKDGIHALNGAFMDDGIFINVHKGKSPEHPIYLYHLSDARGQHIMSQPRSLIYAAENSRVQLAEAYTTLGSSDSFYNEVMEIVVAENAFVEYYKIQNDGSNASQVNTTHITQIGRSHVHTVTISLNGGIVRNNMNLVLDAAGNETHLYGLYLLKGKTHVDNHTLIDNRQPNCFSNQFYKGIANDASTAVFNGRIMVQPEAQKTNAYQSNKNILLSDQATINTKPQLEIFADDVKCSHGCTVGQLDDEALFYLRARGIPKADAEVLLLQAYASDILEHIKPAPLRKYVEKLIHKHLSIR; from the coding sequence ATGATTGATTTAACTTATTTTAAAGAACAATTTGACCAGTCGCAGCCAGCAGCAGCAGCAGATGGCATGGCTGCAATAAGGTCGGATAGTTTTGATACTTTTACAAAAACCGGCCTACCTACTTTTCGCACTGAAGAGTGGAAATACACCGGCATCAGCGGCCTGTTTGACAAAGCATACAATCTTTCAGGAACAGAAAGCAAAGTTACCAGAGCCGATGTGGATGTCATGCGTTTACCGGGTTATGCCGAAGCAAATGAGTTGGTGTTTGTAAACGGGCATTTTAATCCTGCGCTGTCCGATATCCGTTCTTCCAGTACAGAACTCGAAATATTATCCTTAAAAGAGGCACTTAGCAGCAATTATAAATCCCTTGTTACAGCACATTTAAACCAAAGCAGCAATTATGTAAAGGATGGGATCCATGCTTTAAACGGCGCTTTTATGGATGATGGGATTTTTATCAACGTACACAAAGGCAAATCGCCCGAACACCCCATTTACCTATATCACCTTTCAGATGCCCGGGGCCAGCACATTATGTCTCAGCCCAGAAGCCTGATTTATGCTGCGGAAAACAGCAGGGTACAATTGGCAGAAGCTTATACTACGTTGGGCAGTTCGGATAGTTTTTATAACGAAGTGATGGAAATAGTGGTTGCCGAAAATGCCTTTGTGGAGTATTACAAGATACAGAATGACGGTAGCAACGCCAGCCAGGTAAATACAACCCACATTACCCAAATCGGACGCAGTCATGTGCATACGGTAACCATAAGCCTCAACGGCGGTATCGTTCGCAACAATATGAACCTTGTGCTTGATGCTGCCGGCAATGAAACCCATTTATACGGCCTCTACCTTTTGAAGGGTAAAACCCATGTTGATAACCATACGCTGATAGATAACAGACAGCCCAATTGCTTTAGCAATCAATTCTATAAAGGCATTGCCAATGATGCTTCAACTGCCGTATTCAACGGCAGGATCATGGTACAGCCCGAGGCGCAGAAAACCAATGCTTATCAATCCAACAAGAATATTTTACTCTCCGACCAGGCAACCATCAATACCAAACCTCAGCTGGAAATATTTGCGGATGATGTAAAATGCTCACATGGTTGTACAGTAGGCCAGCTGGATGATGAAGCCCTTTTTTATTTAAGGGCAAGGGGAATTCCAAAGGCAGATGCGGAAGTACTGTTGTTACAGGCTTATGCCTCCGATATACTGGAGCACATTAAGCCAGCTCCCCTTCGTAAATATGTAGAAAAACTGATCCATAAACATTTATCTATCAGGTAA